The following is a genomic window from Crossiella equi.
AGGTGGGTGGCGTAGCGGCAGGCCTGGTTGAGGTCGTGCAGCACCGCGACCAGGGTGTGGCCACGCTGTTCGTGCAGGTCGGCGCACAGGTCCAGGACCTCGACCTGGTGGGCGATGTCCAGGAAGGTGGTCGGCTCGTCCAGCAGCAGCAGCGGGGTCTGCTGGGCCAGCACCATGGCCAGCCAGACGCGCTGGCGCTGGCCGCCGGAGAGCTCGTCGACGAAGCGGTCGCCCAGCTCGTCCACGCCGGTCAGGCGCATCGCCTCGGCGACCGCGGTCTCGTCCTCGGTGGACCACTGGCGCAGCAGCCGCTGGTGCGGGTAGCGGCCGCGGGCGACCAGGTCGGCCACGGTGATGCCGCTGGGCGCGGTGGAGGACTGCGGCAGCAGCCCGAGACGGCGCGCGACCTCCTTGGCCGGGTAGGAGGAGATGGCCGCGCCGTCCAGCACCACCGAGCCCGCCTTGGGCTTGAGGATGCGGGACAGCGCCTTGAGCAGCGTGGACTTGCCGCAGGCGTTGGGGCCCACGATGACGGTGAAGGAGCCGTCGGGGATGGCCACGCCCAGGCCCCGCGCGACCACGCGCGCCTCGTAGGCCAGGGTCAGGTCCTCGGCGTGCAGCCGGGGTTGCGGGTTCGCCACGGTGATCTACCTTCCTCGCCATTCGTTGGCCAGCAGCCAGGCGAGGAAGACCCCGCCGACCGCCGCCGTCATGACCCCGACCGGCACGGCGGCCGGGGAGAAGAACCGTTGTGCCGCGAAGTCGCTGAGCGACACGATCAGGGCACCCAGCAGCGCGGTGGGCACCAGTGCCACGGTGGCGGCCTTGGTGGTGCGGCGCGCCAGCTGCGGGGCCATCAGCGCGACGAACGCGACGGGCCCGGCGGCGGCGACCGTGACGGCCGCCAGGGCCACGCTGACCACCATGAGCAGGGCGCGGGTGGGCCGCACCGGCACGCCGAGGGCGCTGGCCGCCTCCTCGCCCATCTCCAGCATGCCCAGGCGGCGGGCGCAGGCGAAGGCCACGGGCAGCAGCAGGGCCAGGGCGAGGGCCACCAGCAGCACGTGCTCCCAGCCCCGGCTGTTCAGGCTGCCGGTGAGCCAGGCCTGGGCGGCCAGGCCGTCGCGCAGGTCGGCGCGGCTGATCAGGTAGGAGTTGACCGCGACCAGGACGGCGTTGACGCCGATGCCGACCAGGACCAGGCGCGAGCCGTGCACGCCCCGGGTGAAGGCGAGCAGGTACATCAGCAGCGCGGTGAGCGCCCCGCCGCCGAGCGCGCCGAAGGCCAGCAGCCCGGCGCCGCCCCCGGCGATGATGACCAGGATGCCGCCGGTGGCCGCGCCGGTGGTGAAGCCGATGAAGTCCGGGCTGGCCAGCGGGTTGCGGGACAGGCTCTGCATGATCGCGCCCGCGACCGCGAGCGCGGCGCCCACGAGCAGGCCGGTGAGCCAGCGGGGCAGGCGGAACTCGACGATGACGTACCGCGCGGCCTTGCCGCCCTCGCCGAACAGGGCGGCCAGGACCTGCGAGACGGTCATCTCGTACTCGCCGATGGTCAGCGTGAGCACGCCGACCACGAGCAGCAGCACGGCGGTGGCGGCGGTGACGACGGCACTGCGGGCGTGCAGGCGCAGGGACACCGCGCCGCCGCGGCTGCGCAGGACCCGGCGGGCGGGGGTCTCGGTGGTGCTCACGCGGCCACCAGCTTCCGGCGCCGCACCAGCGCGATGAACACGGGCGCGCCGAGGAACGCGGTGACCACACCGACCTCCAGCTCCGCGGGGGCGAGCACAACGCGGCCGAGGATGTCGGCGGCGAGCAGCAGCACGGGCGAGAGCACCATCGAGTAGGGCAGCACCCAGCGCTGGTCGGGCCCGGTGAACCCGCGCACCATGTGCGGTACGGCCAGGCCGACGAAGCTGATGGGCCCGGCGGCGGCGGTGGCGGCCCCGCACAGCAGCGTGACGCCGAGGGCCCCGAGCGCGCGGGTGCGCCCGATGTTGGCACCGAGCGCCCGCCCGGCCTCCTCGCCGAGGGCGACGGCGTTGAGCGCGCGGGCCAGGCCCAGCGACAGCACCACCCCGGCCAGGAAGAACGGCGCGAGCTGGTAGACCGTCTCCAGCCGCCGCCCGGCGAGCGCGCCGACCGACCAGTACCGGAAGCTGTCGAAGGTCTGCGGGTCGATGAGGATCACGGTGGAGATGAACGCGCTGAGCACGGCGGTCACCGCGACCCCGGCGAGCACCATCCGCTCCGGCGTGGCGGCCCGCCGCCCGGCGGTGCCGAGGACGAAGACGACCACCGAGGCGAGCGCGGCCCCGCCGAAGGCGAACCACACGTAACCACCGGCACCGCCCACCCCGAACCACCCGATGGCCACGACCACGGCGGCCGAGGCCCCGAAGTTGACCCCGAGCAGCCCGGGATCGGCGAGGGGGTTGCGGGTCAGCGCCTGCATGAGCGCCCCGGCCAGCCCGAGCGCGGCCCCGACCCCGAGCCCCAGCAGCGTGCGGGGGATGCGCAGATCGTGGACCACCAGGGCCTCGGTGGACCCGTCAGAGGCCCACAGGGCCGCCCACACCTCACCCAGGGGAATGCTCCGGGCGCCGATGGCCACGCTCAGCAGGCACACCACCACGAGCACACCCACCGAGGCCACCAGCCCCGCACCCCGGGCAACCTGCCCACCCGACCCCAACCCGACCCCCTCTGCCGCCGCTCTGAACTAAGGCGAGGCTAACTAAAGGGGCGGGGGGCCTCAACGACAGGGGGGACGCCGGGGGTTGCGATGGGGTCAAGATCAGGACACGGGGGCCGGGTTTGCCGGGTTCGGGTGGCGGGCCGAGGGCCGGGCGGGGGCGGCAGCAGTCCGATCGCCCGGTGCAAGGTGCCAACCCGGTTGGCCACATTCCTATCGGCCCTCCACGAGAACACACGATGGCGGCAGCTCCGTTGAAGCCTCTCGGCTCACCGATGTTCACTGGTGGCGCTTCTCACCGGGCACACGTCGACAGGAGGACCGCACGATGGAGGAACCGGTCATGGTGGCCAAGACCGGGCCCGCGGTCCGGGAGGCGCTCGACGGGGAGAACCGCGCCGCGTTCGAGCAGGAGTTCCGGCAGGCCCTGGAAGCGGCCCGCGAGACCTTCGACCTGGCCCCGCTCTCGGCCGTCGTCTGGAAGTGGTGGCGACTGGCGCAGACGGAGGCCAACTACGACCCCGCACTGGACGAGGAGATCGACCGCTACCGCAACGGCGACGAGTCGCTGCTGCACCCGGCACCCGGTGACGAGAAGGGCGACGCGCCATGACGTACACGGTGAAGCTGGCCACGGTCGCCATCGACACCCACCTCGGCGCCACCGCCGGGCAACGAGCGGCTTTCGACGAGCTCAAAGCCCGGCTGGCGGCCAGCCCGAGAGAACAGGGCACGTACAACACGAAGAAGGACCAGTACTCCGCGGACCTGGGTCGGCACGGTCTGGTCCTGTACACCGTCCACGACGCGAACGTCACCGTCGCGGTCTGGCGCATCCAGTTCTTCGGTCAGGGCCCCGCCACCTCCGGATCGGTGGCGGGGCCCTGACCTCAGCGGCGCAGCCGGGTGGCCACCTCGCGCTTGTCGATCTTGCCCACGGCGGTGCGCGGCAGGTCCGCCATGGTCTCCACCAGGTCCGGCAGCTTGTACTGCGCCAGGCCCCGGCCGGTGAGGAACTGCTTCAGCTCGCGCAGGGACGGGGTGTCGCCTTCGGGGACCAGGACGGCGCAGACGCGTTCGCCCAGCATCTCGTCCGGGACCGGGATGACGGCGACCTGGCGGATGGCCGGGTGGGCCAGGAGGTGTTCCTCGAGCTCCTCGGCCGAGACGTTCTCACCGCCCCGGTTGATGACCTCCTTGACCCGGCCCGTCACGACCAGGTGGCCCGTGGGCAGGCGGCGGACCAGGTCGCCGCTGCGGTAGTAGCCGTCCGGGGTGATCGCGGTCTCGTTGTGCTTGGCCGCGCGGTAGTAGCCCCGGATCGTGTACGGGCCCCGGACCAGGAGCTCGCCCGTCTCGCCCTCGGGGACGTCCGCGCCCTGGCCGTCGACGATGCGGAGCTCGTCGGCCGCGGACAGCGGGCGGCCCTGGCTGATCTCGACGAGGTCGTCCGGGTCGTCCGCCCGGGTGTAGTTGAGCAGGCCCTCGGCCATGCC
Proteins encoded in this region:
- a CDS encoding ABC transporter ATP-binding protein, producing the protein MANPQPRLHAEDLTLAYEARVVARGLGVAIPDGSFTVIVGPNACGKSTLLKALSRILKPKAGSVVLDGAAISSYPAKEVARRLGLLPQSSTAPSGITVADLVARGRYPHQRLLRQWSTEDETAVAEAMRLTGVDELGDRFVDELSGGQRQRVWLAMVLAQQTPLLLLDEPTTFLDIAHQVEVLDLCADLHEQRGHTLVAVLHDLNQACRYATHLIAMRGGRVVAQGDPREIVTADLVKEVFGLSCRVIPCPETDTPLVVPARRVREVAAAAP
- a CDS encoding FecCD family ABC transporter permease produces the protein MSTTETPARRVLRSRGGAVSLRLHARSAVVTAATAVLLLVVGVLTLTIGEYEMTVSQVLAALFGEGGKAARYVIVEFRLPRWLTGLLVGAALAVAGAIMQSLSRNPLASPDFIGFTTGAATGGILVIIAGGGAGLLAFGALGGGALTALLMYLLAFTRGVHGSRLVLVGIGVNAVLVAVNSYLISRADLRDGLAAQAWLTGSLNSRGWEHVLLVALALALLLPVAFACARRLGMLEMGEEAASALGVPVRPTRALLMVVSVALAAVTVAAAGPVAFVALMAPQLARRTTKAATVALVPTALLGALIVSLSDFAAQRFFSPAAVPVGVMTAAVGGVFLAWLLANEWRGR
- a CDS encoding FecCD family ABC transporter permease codes for the protein MGSGGQVARGAGLVASVGVLVVVCLLSVAIGARSIPLGEVWAALWASDGSTEALVVHDLRIPRTLLGLGVGAALGLAGALMQALTRNPLADPGLLGVNFGASAAVVVAIGWFGVGGAGGYVWFAFGGAALASVVVFVLGTAGRRAATPERMVLAGVAVTAVLSAFISTVILIDPQTFDSFRYWSVGALAGRRLETVYQLAPFFLAGVVLSLGLARALNAVALGEEAGRALGANIGRTRALGALGVTLLCGAATAAAGPISFVGLAVPHMVRGFTGPDQRWVLPYSMVLSPVLLLAADILGRVVLAPAELEVGVVTAFLGAPVFIALVRRRKLVAA
- a CDS encoding DUF6247 family protein, yielding MEEPVMVAKTGPAVREALDGENRAAFEQEFRQALEAARETFDLAPLSAVVWKWWRLAQTEANYDPALDEEIDRYRNGDESLLHPAPGDEKGDAP